In Rhodospirillales bacterium, one genomic interval encodes:
- the lptD gene encoding LPS assembly protein LptD, with product MTMPGGCVRLAGCVVLFALYLPSTVAAVESDIEADRFTVWEETSVVEAIGNVRLRSGARTLTADRIEYRYAEGRIFAEGQVNLTDADGTVHAVERVELTDDLRSGAFRALRSQFAAGGVLSARSARRTRGVRTDFREVTYTRCETCPDSRDPPPWRVRATAATHETRQQTITYRDVLLEAFGVPVMYLPWAQFKDFSVRRAKGFLLPAVRSDRALGLVVETPYFLPLGPSQDLLLRTGYSTREGPLLGGAWRRAGISSDYRVEASATRGSRTQADGTRAQELRGHLSAKGAIGLAKGWSVGWDATRASDASYLARYGLGRGINVLSQYAYLRKRGDRLDADLEMYGFQNLSILSEDDRVPFIFPRARLRWDSGPAVFGGRIVAVGDALALAQDDGRRNHRLSIEGRWERSFPRDAGYVLDAVVRLRADGFDVRAGESDAPISDHRITRFAPSAELGWRFPLVRQFADGQVVVEPVLQALVAPEGLNRDPVPNTDSVDVELSHASLFESNRFPGLDRVEGGVRVNMGMRGTYQGTGGIVARGTVGRVLRLTSESDFDPHTGLADQSSDLVGEVAVRIEGVGAGYWNFRRSPAVSGVRHDQVGAEIRLGPVETAFTYVRLHDDPTSLSTASSEQVGNHVAWQITPEWKLTGYHLRDLGRAAYSSTLKAGLGLSFRNECLDLSLNFQREPTRASDIPPSSSVGLKITLLGF from the coding sequence ATGACGATGCCGGGCGGTTGCGTCCGCTTGGCCGGTTGCGTGGTGCTGTTCGCGCTGTACCTGCCGAGCACCGTCGCCGCCGTCGAATCGGATATCGAGGCCGATCGGTTTACCGTTTGGGAAGAGACGTCGGTCGTCGAGGCGATCGGCAATGTCCGGCTGCGTTCGGGCGCTCGCACGTTGACCGCCGACCGAATCGAGTACCGGTATGCGGAGGGCCGGATCTTCGCTGAGGGTCAGGTGAACCTGACTGATGCTGACGGGACGGTCCACGCAGTGGAACGGGTCGAGCTGACCGATGACCTGCGTAGTGGCGCGTTCAGAGCACTGCGTTCGCAGTTTGCAGCCGGCGGCGTGCTCTCCGCTCGGTCGGCGCGGCGAACTCGGGGCGTTCGGACCGATTTCAGGGAAGTCACCTACACGCGTTGCGAGACGTGCCCCGATTCCCGCGACCCTCCCCCCTGGCGCGTACGCGCCACGGCGGCGACCCATGAAACCCGTCAGCAGACCATCACCTATCGAGACGTCTTGCTGGAGGCCTTCGGCGTCCCGGTCATGTATCTGCCGTGGGCGCAGTTCAAGGACTTCTCTGTCCGCCGCGCCAAGGGGTTCCTGCTGCCTGCAGTCCGATCGGACCGCGCGCTGGGTTTGGTGGTGGAAACTCCCTATTTCCTGCCGCTCGGGCCGTCCCAGGACCTGCTGCTGCGCACGGGTTACTCCACGCGCGAGGGGCCGCTGCTGGGTGGCGCGTGGCGCCGCGCCGGGATCAGTTCCGACTATCGCGTCGAGGCTTCGGCAACCCGCGGCAGCCGGACGCAGGCCGACGGCACCCGTGCCCAGGAACTACGGGGTCACCTTTCCGCCAAAGGGGCCATCGGTCTAGCCAAGGGCTGGTCCGTCGGCTGGGACGCGACGCGAGCCAGCGACGCGTCGTACCTTGCACGTTACGGTCTCGGCAGGGGAATCAACGTGTTGTCCCAGTACGCGTACCTACGCAAGCGAGGTGACCGGCTCGACGCGGACCTCGAAATGTATGGGTTCCAGAATCTGTCCATTCTTTCCGAGGATGATCGGGTACCGTTCATCTTTCCGCGCGCGCGCCTGCGCTGGGACAGCGGCCCTGCTGTGTTTGGGGGCCGAATCGTTGCCGTTGGTGATGCCTTGGCGCTGGCGCAGGATGATGGTCGGCGCAACCACAGGCTGTCGATCGAAGGCAGATGGGAGCGCAGCTTCCCGCGCGACGCCGGATATGTGCTCGACGCCGTCGTGCGTCTTCGGGCGGATGGCTTTGACGTGCGGGCCGGTGAGAGCGACGCGCCCATCAGCGATCATCGCATAACCCGTTTCGCGCCCTCGGCGGAACTCGGCTGGCGGTTTCCCCTGGTACGGCAGTTCGCGGACGGGCAGGTCGTGGTCGAGCCCGTGCTCCAGGCGCTTGTCGCTCCCGAGGGGCTCAACCGCGATCCGGTTCCCAATACGGATTCGGTCGATGTCGAACTCAGTCATGCCAGTTTGTTTGAGTCCAACCGGTTTCCTGGCCTTGATCGGGTGGAAGGCGGTGTCCGCGTCAACATGGGGATGCGAGGGACGTATCAAGGGACGGGCGGCATCGTCGCACGTGGCACCGTTGGCCGCGTGCTGCGCCTGACGAGCGAGAGCGACTTCGACCCTCATACCGGCCTGGCAGATCAGTCCTCGGATCTCGTGGGCGAGGTCGCCGTGAGGATCGAAGGGGTGGGGGCTGGTTACTGGAATTTCCGGCGGTCTCCGGCGGTTTCCGGCGTCCGGCACGACCAGGTGGGCGCGGAGATACGTCTGGGCCCGGTGGAGACCGCGTTCACGTACGTCCGGCTGCACGACGATCCGACATCGCTGTCCACTGCGAGCTCGGAACAGGTTGGAAACCATGTCGCTTGGCAGATCACGCCGGAATGGAAGCTGACGGGTTATCATCTTCGGGATTTGGGCCGTGCGGCGTATTCTTCGACGCTGAAGGCCGGGCTCGGCCTGAGTTTCCGGAACGAGTGCCTGGATCTGTCCTTGAATTTTCAACGGGAGCCCACGCGCGCGTCGGATATTCCTCCCTCGTCCTCGGTGGGTTTGAAAATCACCCTGCTCGGATTCTGA
- a CDS encoding peptidylprolyl isomerase has translation MPRFSESPTPLRVPRTRRIPFRLVVLCGVMLTYSTGPAVGQEQEITRVVAVVNDEPISVLDLAARVRFTVATLGAPEDESERELMVQEVLETLIDERLKVQAAERLSVEIRGSEAEAAYVRYAGTFGMEPDAFTRTLRQQGISEVTVWSKIDADLRWGRIIRGQVVVAPDAVEAEIASIRAAEGQPEYRIRRIVLLADGDSDRARVREDAARLREELEAGADFRLLALRHSQGLPDSPGGDWVRGDAVDPVLAEVLARLDEGAVSDPVETAGAIYLVLLLDRRAVTVPDDETALRRQAEDLVFRRNALTTNRTLVRQLRASALIDRRL, from the coding sequence ATGCCTCGATTCTCTGAATCTCCGACGCCACTTCGTGTGCCCCGCACGCGGCGCATTCCGTTCCGCTTGGTGGTGCTGTGCGGTGTGATGCTGACCTATTCGACAGGCCCGGCAGTGGGGCAGGAGCAGGAGATCACCCGCGTCGTGGCAGTTGTCAACGACGAACCGATTTCGGTGCTCGACCTGGCGGCTCGGGTCCGTTTCACGGTCGCCACGCTTGGCGCCCCTGAAGACGAGAGTGAGCGGGAGCTCATGGTGCAGGAAGTGCTGGAAACCCTGATCGACGAGCGCCTCAAGGTGCAGGCTGCCGAGCGCCTCTCCGTCGAAATTCGAGGCAGTGAAGCTGAAGCCGCGTACGTGCGATACGCGGGGACGTTCGGGATGGAACCGGACGCGTTCACCCGGACCCTGAGGCAGCAAGGCATCTCTGAGGTCACCGTCTGGTCGAAGATCGACGCCGACTTGCGATGGGGCCGCATCATCCGGGGCCAGGTGGTCGTGGCGCCGGATGCGGTAGAAGCGGAGATCGCCAGCATCCGTGCCGCCGAGGGGCAGCCGGAGTACCGGATTCGTCGGATCGTGCTCCTGGCCGACGGCGACAGCGATCGGGCGCGTGTCCGGGAGGATGCGGCCCGGCTGCGCGAAGAACTGGAAGCGGGGGCAGACTTTCGGCTGCTTGCGCTCCGCCACTCGCAGGGACTACCGGATTCGCCAGGTGGCGACTGGGTGCGCGGCGATGCCGTTGATCCGGTTTTGGCGGAGGTGCTCGCCCGGCTGGACGAGGGCGCGGTGTCGGACCCGGTGGAGACAGCCGGAGCCATCTATCTCGTGCTGTTGCTGGATCGTCGGGCGGTCACCGTGCCCGATGATGAAACCGCCCTTCGCCGCCAGGCAGAAGACCTGGTCTTCAGGCGCAACGCCCTGACGACCAATCGCACGTTGGTGCGGCAACTGCGCGCGAGCGCTCTGATCGACCGCCGCCTCTGA
- the rsmA gene encoding 16S rRNA (adenine(1518)-N(6)/adenine(1519)-N(6))-dimethyltransferase RsmA, which produces MGGADATISALPPIRDVVTAAGIAPRKSFGQHFLFDLNVAARIARAAGDLSSGTVVEVGPGPGALTRALLLAGARRVVAIERDARCVAALQGLIKAAPGRLSVIEADARGRRLEDCGEPPVRVVANLPYGIASRLLVDWLPAGTGVKGFTLMFQREVAQRITAAPGTSAYGRLSVLVQWAATARILFSIPPGVFVPPPQVHSAVVEIIPRGSTETDGPTMEDLRAVVRQAFGQRRKMLRSSLAALGNPEALLAQAGIAADRRAAELSVAEFARLAKAVGQRGVRYAASSQ; this is translated from the coding sequence ATGGGCGGTGCCGACGCCACGATTTCGGCTCTGCCGCCAATTCGTGATGTCGTGACAGCTGCCGGCATCGCGCCGCGCAAGTCCTTCGGTCAGCATTTCCTGTTCGATCTGAACGTGGCAGCTCGCATTGCGCGGGCGGCCGGAGACCTATCGTCGGGGACCGTGGTGGAGGTTGGTCCCGGACCCGGCGCCCTGACGCGGGCGTTGCTGCTCGCCGGTGCTCGACGAGTGGTTGCGATCGAACGGGATGCCCGCTGCGTTGCCGCACTGCAGGGCCTGATCAAGGCCGCTCCGGGGCGGCTGTCGGTGATCGAGGCGGACGCCCGCGGCCGGCGGCTCGAAGATTGCGGAGAGCCGCCCGTGCGCGTGGTCGCCAACCTCCCGTACGGCATCGCATCGCGGCTTCTGGTTGACTGGCTCCCTGCGGGTACCGGGGTCAAGGGGTTCACCCTGATGTTCCAGCGCGAGGTCGCGCAACGCATCACCGCTGCTCCCGGCACGTCGGCCTACGGCCGGCTGTCGGTTCTCGTGCAATGGGCAGCGACGGCGCGGATCCTGTTTTCGATTCCACCTGGCGTGTTCGTGCCGCCGCCGCAAGTGCATTCGGCCGTCGTGGAGATCATCCCGCGCGGTTCCACAGAAACGGACGGGCCCACGATGGAGGATCTTCGAGCAGTTGTGCGACAGGCTTTCGGGCAACGCCGGAAAATGCTGCGGTCGTCGCTCGCGGCGCTTGGCAACCCCGAAGCGCTGCTAGCGCAGGCCGGGATTGCGGCAGATCGTCGTGCCGCGGAGCTTTCCGTTGCCGAGTTCGCCCGGTTAGCGAAGGCGGTGGGGCAGCGGGGGGTCAGGTACGCAGCATCATCTCAATGA
- the gmk gene encoding guanylate kinase, giving the protein MNAPDTNAAQPSNARLDATRDGMVLVLSAASGSGKTTVLRRLLETEPRLAMSVSVTTRKPRATERRGDHYRFVGEAEFDRLARSGGLLEHAEVFGSRYGTPRGPVEARLAQGLDVVADLDWQGAESMRLALGNRCVSVFMLPPSMTELERRIRARAQDSDTTIKHRLAKAEEEISHWHEFDYVIVNHDLDTCVEEIRSVVRVEQIRRRGKSIGSFIEMMLRT; this is encoded by the coding sequence ATGAATGCGCCCGATACGAACGCCGCCCAACCGTCCAATGCTCGGCTGGACGCCACGCGCGACGGCATGGTCCTGGTGCTGTCGGCCGCCTCGGGATCTGGCAAGACGACGGTGCTTCGCCGGCTGCTCGAGACCGAACCACGACTGGCGATGTCGGTTTCGGTGACCACGAGGAAACCGCGGGCGACGGAACGGCGCGGCGATCACTATCGGTTTGTTGGCGAAGCTGAATTCGACCGACTTGCCCGGTCCGGTGGGCTCCTGGAGCACGCCGAAGTCTTCGGCAGCCGGTACGGAACCCCGCGCGGTCCCGTCGAAGCGCGTCTGGCGCAGGGCCTGGACGTGGTCGCCGACCTCGACTGGCAGGGCGCCGAAAGCATGCGGTTGGCATTGGGCAATCGATGTGTCTCGGTGTTCATGTTGCCGCCTTCCATGACGGAGCTGGAGCGACGAATCCGCGCGCGCGCCCAGGACTCCGACACCACGATCAAACACCGCCTGGCCAAGGCCGAGGAAGAGATATCGCACTGGCATGAGTTCGACTACGTCATCGTGAACCACGACCTTGATACCTGCGTCGAGGAAATCCGGTCCGTCGTCCGGGTGGAGCAAATCCGCCGAAGAGGCAAGAGCATTGGCAGCTTCATTGAGATGATGCTGCGTACCTGA
- a CDS encoding carboxypeptidase M32, with amino-acid sequence MANDAYRRLVQNFAAIQDLNSAANTLDWYARTKAPKAAQPGLGSQIATLRKQAHELLVNPRSADDLAAATACEPWEAANLREMRRRHRLATALPADFVEAQVLAASRAQLVWERSRPEADFAAFLPALREFLGHVRERARIQGRALGLSPYDALLEAHDPGRRNADITRMFGELETVLPGIVDQVRGGPKPAGPTGKKRKLKRVARRMMTMIGLPATHARLDTSSHPFTAGEPEDIRITTRYSGAPGETLMAVLHECGHALYVAGLPAAHRRQPVGAARGMTAHESQSLLIEMFACRSRGFAVHYARLLRDEFGEEGAWDPDRLHKVLTHVEPGVTRVEADEVTYPLHIVIRHRCETAMLDGTLDPADLPDAFNDAMVALLGIRPTNPREGCLQDPHWTLVEGWAYFPTYALGALMAAQLAETMWAVLPDLNGDLARGDFAPLAKWLRENVHSRGCFDSSADALLEHATGRPLDTGAFMRHLERRYLCRRS; translated from the coding sequence ATGGCGAACGATGCATACCGGCGGCTGGTACAGAATTTCGCCGCCATCCAGGACCTGAATTCCGCGGCGAACACCCTGGACTGGTACGCAAGGACCAAGGCTCCGAAAGCTGCGCAGCCGGGGCTTGGAAGCCAGATCGCGACGCTGAGAAAGCAGGCACATGAACTGCTCGTGAACCCCAGGAGTGCCGACGACCTTGCGGCCGCCACAGCGTGCGAGCCCTGGGAAGCCGCCAATCTGCGTGAAATGCGTCGCCGACATCGCCTTGCCACAGCCCTGCCGGCCGATTTCGTGGAGGCTCAGGTTTTGGCGGCCTCCCGAGCCCAGCTGGTCTGGGAGAGGTCGAGGCCGGAAGCGGATTTTGCGGCTTTTCTGCCAGCCCTGAGGGAGTTTCTCGGGCACGTTCGCGAACGGGCTCGGATACAGGGCAGGGCCCTCGGGCTGTCGCCCTACGATGCGTTGTTGGAGGCGCACGATCCGGGCCGGCGGAACGCCGACATAACGAGGATGTTCGGAGAATTGGAAACGGTCCTGCCGGGCATCGTCGACCAGGTCCGCGGCGGACCGAAGCCGGCCGGGCCGACCGGGAAGAAGAGGAAGCTCAAGCGGGTCGCCCGTCGGATGATGACGATGATTGGCCTGCCGGCGACCCATGCTCGCCTGGATACATCATCCCATCCGTTCACCGCTGGCGAGCCCGAAGACATTCGCATTACGACCCGTTATTCCGGAGCCCCGGGCGAAACACTGATGGCGGTCCTCCACGAGTGCGGGCATGCGTTGTACGTCGCGGGCTTGCCCGCGGCCCATCGCCGGCAGCCGGTCGGGGCAGCCCGGGGCATGACCGCCCATGAGAGCCAGAGCCTATTGATCGAGATGTTCGCCTGCCGGTCGCGCGGCTTCGCCGTCCACTACGCACGGCTGCTTCGGGACGAGTTCGGCGAAGAGGGCGCGTGGGATCCGGACCGACTGCACAAGGTGCTCACGCATGTCGAGCCTGGCGTCACGCGCGTCGAGGCAGACGAGGTCACATACCCGCTGCACATCGTCATTCGCCACCGCTGTGAAACCGCAATGCTCGACGGGACGCTCGACCCGGCCGACCTGCCGGACGCCTTCAACGACGCCATGGTGGCGCTGCTCGGAATCCGCCCCACGAATCCGCGTGAAGGCTGCCTTCAAGATCCGCACTGGACTCTTGTGGAGGGTTGGGCCTACTTCCCGACCTACGCGTTGGGAGCACTCATGGCTGCACAGCTGGCCGAGACCATGTGGGCTGTCTTGCCCGATCTCAACGGCGATCTCGCGCGGGGCGACTTTGCTCCGCTTGCCAAGTGGTTGCGGGAGAATGTGCACAGCCGGGGCTGCTTCGATTCGTCGGCGGACGCGTTGCTGGAGCACGCAACCGGCCGCCCGCTCGATACCGGGGCGTTCATGCGCCATCTGGAACGCCGTTACCTGTGCCGCAGGTCATAA
- the mltG gene encoding endolytic transglycosylase MltG — MPGRWLVAAGLLAPVFAAALLYSAFQIDGPHVEPTTVVVAPGTSLNGIASRLERAGVIRSAVLFEAGLRLTGVGRRLQAGEYAYPARASMWQVADIMARGESVLHRITLVEGITVRQAVALLERNELLTGTIATMPPEGSLFPDTYFFRRGSPRGAIIDRAQSRMTEILATAWGRRSPDLPYRAPEEALVLASMIEAETAQESERRRIAAVFVNRLHRGMRLQSDPTVLYGMDPDSSRKLSKADLKRPHRWNTYRIRGLPPTPIGIPGLASIDAAIRPATTDDLYFVANGSGGHAFATTLRQHNRNVARWKALRSRTQEASHAAE; from the coding sequence ATGCCGGGCCGATGGCTCGTTGCTGCCGGATTGCTGGCCCCGGTCTTCGCGGCCGCGCTGCTGTACTCGGCCTTTCAGATCGACGGGCCACATGTCGAACCGACCACGGTAGTTGTGGCTCCGGGCACCTCGCTGAACGGGATCGCGTCGCGTCTCGAACGTGCCGGCGTGATTCGTTCGGCGGTGCTGTTCGAAGCGGGCTTGCGCCTGACCGGGGTTGGGCGTCGCCTGCAGGCCGGCGAATATGCCTACCCGGCTCGCGCATCGATGTGGCAGGTTGCCGACATCATGGCCCGCGGCGAATCCGTGCTCCATCGGATCACGTTGGTCGAAGGCATCACCGTCCGCCAAGCGGTGGCCCTGCTGGAACGGAACGAGTTGCTGACCGGCACGATTGCGACGATGCCGCCGGAGGGCTCGCTGTTTCCCGACACCTATTTCTTTCGGCGCGGCTCGCCCCGGGGTGCAATCATCGACCGGGCCCAATCCAGGATGACAGAAATTCTGGCGACCGCGTGGGGGCGACGCAGTCCCGACCTCCCGTACCGCGCTCCCGAAGAAGCACTCGTGTTAGCCTCAATGATCGAGGCGGAGACCGCGCAGGAATCGGAGCGGCGCCGTATTGCCGCCGTATTCGTCAATCGGCTGCACCGCGGCATGCGCCTGCAGTCGGATCCCACGGTGCTGTACGGCATGGATCCCGACTCTTCGCGGAAACTTTCAAAGGCCGACCTGAAACGTCCGCATCGCTGGAACACGTACCGGATACGGGGCCTTCCACCGACACCGATCGGCATTCCGGGCCTCGCCTCCATCGACGCCGCCATCCGTCCTGCGACAACCGACGACCTCTATTTCGTCGCCAACGGTTCCGGAGGTCATGCGTTCGCGACAACGCTACGGCAGCACAATCGGAACGTTGCGCGTTGGAAAGCTCTTCGCAGCCGTACGCAAGAGGCTTCGCACGCCGCGGAGTAG
- the fabF gene encoding beta-ketoacyl-ACP synthase II yields the protein MKRVAVTGVGLVTPLAVGTEANWRRLLAGESGLGPMTGFDTEDLPCRVAGQVPGADAGDGLDLDALMPARDRRRVDPFILYAIAAADEAIQDSGWAPDEEATEARNRTGVMIGSGIGGLQSIYEASVVLEQRGPRRITPFFIPSSLINLASGQVSIRYGFRGPNHSVVTACATGMHAIGDATGIIRAGMADVMVAGGAEASVCRLGIAGFAAMRALSTNFNDAPQRASRPWDEDRDGFVMGEGAGVVVLEEFEHARARGARIYGEIKGYGLSGDAHHISAPAPDGDGGFRSMQAAFEDADMTPADIDYLNAHGTSTPLGDEIELGAIRRLFGDRAADVSISSTKSSIGHLLGAAGAVETIYALLAVVHGAVPPTLNLDRPCRGAEGLDLVPHAARDRPVRAALSNSFGFGGTNASLIVGHAD from the coding sequence ATGAAACGAGTCGCCGTCACCGGGGTCGGCCTGGTCACGCCACTTGCTGTTGGAACCGAAGCCAATTGGCGGCGGTTGCTGGCGGGTGAATCGGGGCTCGGCCCGATGACCGGTTTCGACACCGAAGATCTCCCATGCCGGGTCGCCGGACAGGTACCAGGTGCCGATGCAGGTGATGGCCTCGACCTCGATGCCCTGATGCCGGCTCGGGATCGGAGGCGTGTCGATCCATTCATCCTCTACGCCATCGCGGCGGCCGACGAGGCGATTCAGGATTCCGGCTGGGCACCGGACGAGGAGGCGACCGAAGCGCGCAACCGGACTGGCGTCATGATCGGGTCCGGGATCGGCGGCCTGCAGTCGATCTATGAGGCGTCGGTCGTGCTCGAACAAAGGGGACCGCGCCGCATCACCCCGTTTTTTATTCCGTCGAGTCTCATCAATCTCGCATCGGGGCAGGTATCGATCCGCTATGGTTTTCGGGGCCCCAATCACTCGGTGGTGACGGCCTGCGCGACGGGCATGCATGCGATCGGCGACGCCACCGGGATCATCCGCGCAGGAATGGCAGATGTCATGGTGGCGGGCGGGGCGGAAGCATCGGTCTGCCGGCTGGGCATTGCCGGATTTGCCGCCATGCGGGCACTCTCCACCAATTTCAATGATGCGCCGCAGCGCGCCTCGCGCCCGTGGGATGAGGACCGTGACGGGTTCGTCATGGGGGAAGGTGCCGGCGTCGTGGTGCTCGAGGAGTTTGAACACGCGCGCGCGCGCGGGGCGCGGATCTACGGTGAAATCAAGGGCTACGGCCTGTCGGGGGACGCGCACCACATCTCGGCGCCCGCGCCCGACGGGGACGGCGGATTCCGCAGCATGCAGGCCGCGTTCGAGGACGCAGACATGACGCCAGCGGACATCGACTACCTGAACGCACACGGGACGTCGACTCCCTTAGGCGACGAGATCGAACTCGGAGCCATCCGACGCCTGTTTGGTGACCGGGCGGCCGACGTATCGATCAGTTCGACCAAGTCTTCCATCGGACACCTCTTGGGAGCAGCCGGCGCCGTTGAAACGATTTACGCCCTGCTGGCAGTGGTGCACGGTGCCGTCCCGCCCACCCTGAATCTTGACCGCCCGTGCCGCGGGGCCGAGGGGCTTGATCTGGTGCCGCATGCAGCGAGGGACCGCCCGGTGCGGGCCGCGCTGTCGAACTCGTTCGGGTTTGGCGGGACCAACGCATCACTCATCGTCGGCCACGCCGACTGA
- a CDS encoding acyl carrier protein, which translates to MSDIAQRVKDIVVENLGVELEQVTENASFVDDLGADSLDTVELVMAFEEKFGCEIPDDAAEKIVTVQDAIQYIEQQVS; encoded by the coding sequence ATGAGCGATATCGCGCAGCGCGTCAAAGACATCGTCGTTGAAAATCTCGGCGTCGAATTGGAGCAAGTCACCGAGAATGCAAGTTTTGTCGATGACCTGGGTGCTGACAGTCTCGACACGGTTGAGCTGGTCATGGCATTCGAAGAGAAATTCGGCTGCGAAATTCCCGACGATGCAGCAGAGAAGATCGTGACCGTTCAGGATGCAATCCAGTACATCGAACAACAGGTGAGCTGA
- the fabG gene encoding 3-oxoacyl-[acyl-carrier-protein] reductase, translating to MFELHNRVALVTGASGGIGTAIAQALHRAGAAVALSGTRETALRQLADRLEERAHVVVANLAGGGDAGALVKETEAALGPIDVLVNNAGITRDGLALRMKDDDWQAVLDVNLTAAFRLTRAALRGMMRRRSGRIINISSVSGLLGNPGQANYAASKAGLIGMSKALALEVATRGITVNCLAPGFIETAMTDALPEAVRDDALARVPMGRFGSPEDIGAAAVYLASDEAGYLTGQTLTIAGGLG from the coding sequence ATGTTCGAACTCCACAATCGGGTCGCGTTGGTGACCGGGGCCTCTGGCGGTATCGGTACCGCCATCGCCCAGGCGCTCCATCGTGCCGGTGCGGCTGTGGCGCTGAGCGGAACCCGCGAGACCGCCCTTCGCCAGCTGGCCGATCGCCTCGAGGAGCGGGCACACGTTGTCGTAGCAAATCTTGCGGGCGGGGGCGACGCCGGCGCACTGGTGAAGGAAACCGAAGCCGCGCTCGGTCCCATCGACGTGCTGGTGAACAATGCCGGGATCACCCGCGACGGGTTGGCGCTGCGAATGAAGGATGATGATTGGCAGGCTGTTCTCGACGTGAACCTGACGGCCGCGTTCAGGCTTACTCGGGCCGCACTCCGCGGCATGATGCGCCGCCGCTCCGGGCGAATCATCAATATTTCGTCGGTTTCCGGCCTGCTGGGTAATCCAGGCCAAGCCAACTACGCGGCGTCAAAGGCAGGTTTGATCGGGATGTCGAAGGCTTTGGCCCTTGAGGTCGCGACTCGCGGCATCACGGTGAACTGTCTCGCACCGGGATTTATCGAGACCGCGATGACCGATGCCTTGCCGGAAGCGGTCCGCGATGACGCCTTGGCGAGAGTACCCATGGGCCGGTTTGGTTCCCCGGAGGATATCGGCGCCGCGGCGGTCTACCTGGCATCGGATGAAGCCGGCTATCTGACCGGTCAAACGCTGACGATCGCTGGTGGCCTGGGTTGA
- the fabD gene encoding ACP S-malonyltransferase: protein MSTARAFIFPGQGSQTPGMGRAVRDAFPTAAETWEEVDDALSFALSRLAFEGPEADLTRTEFAQPALLTHSLAMLRVMEREGGVSIASAAKYVAGHSLGEYTALTAAGAFPLADAVRLVRRRGRAMQAAVPVGEGGMAALVGGDLAAADALIAATAEGEVLEIGNDNAPGQVVVSGAATAVDRAAELAREHGFRRAIRLTVSAPFHCALMEPAAQEMRTALDDQTIRPPAVPVIANVSGEPMDDPATIRELLVAQVTGRVRWRESMERLRQDEVGTLIEVGPGAVLAGLARRIDRSFELMNVAEPEDLETLLRVL from the coding sequence ATGTCGACCGCACGCGCATTCATTTTTCCCGGCCAAGGATCACAAACGCCCGGAATGGGGCGCGCAGTTCGGGACGCCTTCCCGACTGCGGCTGAAACGTGGGAAGAGGTCGATGACGCGTTGTCGTTCGCGCTGTCGCGACTCGCCTTCGAGGGACCTGAAGCCGACCTCACTCGAACCGAATTCGCACAGCCGGCGCTGCTGACCCATTCCCTGGCCATGTTGCGCGTGATGGAGCGCGAGGGCGGCGTGAGCATCGCCAGCGCCGCCAAGTACGTGGCCGGTCATTCCTTGGGGGAGTACACCGCGCTGACCGCTGCAGGCGCATTTCCCCTAGCGGACGCCGTGCGGCTGGTCCGGCGGCGCGGACGGGCCATGCAGGCGGCAGTCCCCGTCGGCGAAGGCGGAATGGCGGCGCTAGTCGGCGGCGACCTTGCGGCCGCCGATGCACTCATCGCCGCCACCGCGGAAGGCGAGGTGCTGGAGATCGGCAACGACAATGCACCCGGACAGGTCGTCGTGTCCGGAGCCGCAACCGCCGTCGACCGGGCCGCCGAACTGGCCCGGGAGCACGGTTTCAGGCGCGCCATCCGCCTGACGGTCAGCGCCCCCTTCCACTGCGCCCTGATGGAGCCAGCCGCACAGGAGATGAGAACGGCGCTGGACGACCAGACGATCCGACCGCCAGCTGTCCCGGTCATCGCCAACGTCAGCGGCGAACCGATGGATGATCCTGCCACCATCCGTGAGCTCCTGGTCGCCCAGGTCACCGGCCGGGTGCGATGGCGGGAATCCATGGAGCGGCTGCGCCAGGACGAGGTCGGGACGCTGATCGAAGTCGGACCAGGAGCGGTACTCGCCGGATTGGCCCGGCGAATCGATCGCAGTTTCGAGTTGATGAACGTGGCCGAGCCAGAGGACCTGGAAACCCTGTTGCGCGTCCTGTAA